A genomic segment from Flammeovirga pectinis encodes:
- a CDS encoding HPP family protein has protein sequence MKFKKAAIKGFNSFIGIGILGLLQMYFKDDLVLLTGAFGATSVLLFAAPESPLAQRKNMYFGHLVSAIVGVTCYKLLFDLSPEFAVATAVGISIFLMTALNILHPPGGATAYIAVYGNSAIHELGYLYVFIPVLIGVFLLDNIQRTQTKLTNEN, from the coding sequence ATGAAGTTTAAAAAGGCAGCAATAAAAGGCTTTAATAGTTTTATAGGTATAGGGATTTTAGGTTTATTACAAATGTATTTTAAAGATGATTTAGTACTTCTTACAGGAGCGTTTGGAGCAACATCAGTTTTATTATTTGCAGCACCAGAATCTCCATTAGCACAACGTAAGAACATGTATTTTGGGCATTTAGTCTCCGCTATTGTTGGAGTAACATGCTATAAATTACTTTTTGATTTATCTCCAGAGTTTGCAGTTGCAACCGCAGTTGGTATATCAATATTCTTAATGACGGCTTTAAATATTTTACACCCACCCGGAGGAGCAACAGCATATATAGCTGTATATGGTAATTCAGCAATACATGAGTTGGGTTATTTATATGTTTTCATCCCGGTATTAATAGGAGTTTTCTTATTAGATAATATACAACGAACACAAACCAAATTGACAAATGAAAATTGA
- a CDS encoding cystathionine gamma-synthase family protein: MPHKFHPESLMMTHGYKPELSEGAVKPPIFQTSTFVFKTAEEGKAFFEVAYGLREKGENENLGLIYSRINNPNLEILEDRLCLWDKSEDCAVFESGMSAISSVLLEFSAPGDLILYSAPTYGGTDHFIHDLLKKIGVTSIAFRPHHTKKDLIKLIKDSGKADRLSLIYLESPANPTNDLFDIGACVKIAKKFSTKKKKVHVAVDNTYMGPLWSNPLELGADLVMYSATKYIGGHSDLIAGAVLGNKEVMQRVKTLRTFLGNMVGPHTAWLLLRSLETLKVRMEKQMRNAKKVAKYLNDHPKVDKVHYLGLIPKGTKDYKLYKKQYSSPGAMVSFDIKGGEKEAFKFLNGLKLMKLAVSLGSTESLAQHPASMTHIGVDPKEREEFGITSSLVRLSIGVENAEDIIWDIEESLNKV; the protein is encoded by the coding sequence ATGCCACATAAATTCCATCCAGAAAGTTTAATGATGACTCATGGTTATAAACCTGAGCTTTCTGAAGGTGCTGTAAAGCCACCTATTTTTCAAACGTCGACTTTTGTATTTAAAACAGCAGAAGAAGGTAAAGCTTTTTTTGAAGTTGCATATGGATTAAGAGAAAAAGGTGAGAACGAAAACCTAGGTCTTATTTATAGTAGAATTAATAACCCCAATCTAGAGATTTTAGAAGATCGACTTTGTTTATGGGATAAATCTGAGGATTGTGCCGTATTTGAAAGTGGTATGAGTGCAATTAGTTCTGTACTTTTAGAATTTTCTGCTCCAGGTGATTTAATATTATATAGTGCTCCAACTTATGGTGGTACAGATCATTTTATTCATGATCTTTTAAAGAAAATTGGTGTTACTAGTATTGCATTCAGACCACATCATACTAAAAAGGATTTAATTAAATTGATAAAAGATAGTGGTAAGGCCGATCGTTTATCATTAATTTATTTAGAATCTCCTGCAAACCCTACAAACGATTTATTTGATATTGGAGCTTGTGTAAAAATTGCAAAAAAGTTTTCAACTAAAAAGAAAAAAGTTCACGTTGCCGTAGATAATACTTACATGGGACCTTTGTGGTCTAACCCACTAGAATTAGGGGCTGATTTAGTAATGTATTCTGCTACAAAATATATAGGCGGACATAGTGATTTAATTGCTGGTGCAGTTTTAGGAAATAAAGAAGTAATGCAGAGAGTTAAAACACTGCGTACCTTCTTAGGTAATATGGTTGGTCCGCATACTGCATGGTTACTTTTAAGGTCTTTAGAAACTTTAAAAGTGAGAATGGAGAAGCAAATGCGTAACGCAAAGAAAGTTGCTAAGTACTTAAATGATCACCCAAAAGTTGATAAAGTTCATTATTTAGGGCTAATACCTAAAGGAACCAAAGATTATAAACTATATAAAAAGCAATATTCTTCTCCTGGTGCAATGGTATCTTTTGATATTAAAGGAGGAGAGAAAGAAGCTTTTAAATTCCTTAATGGTTTAAAATTAATGAAACTCGCGGTAAGTTTGGGTAGTACAGAAAGTCTTGCTCAACACCCTGCAAGTATGACACACATTGGTGTAGATCCTAAAGAAAGAGAAGAATTTGGCATTACTTCTAGTTTAGTAAGGTTATCTATTGGTGTTGAAAATGCTGAAGATATTATTTGGGATATCGAAGAGTCTCTAAATAAGGTTTAA
- a CDS encoding VF530 family protein, whose amino-acid sequence MEEKNQKQPNNPLHGVKLADMLEYLVDYYGWDQLAHRIRINCFSNDPSVKSSLKFLRRTPWAREKVEHLYLQKTKRQK is encoded by the coding sequence ATGGAAGAGAAGAATCAAAAACAGCCAAATAACCCACTACATGGAGTTAAACTTGCTGATATGCTAGAATATTTAGTTGATTATTATGGATGGGATCAACTTGCTCATAGAATAAGAATAAATTGTTTTAGTAATGATCCGTCTGTAAAATCTAGTTTAAAGTTTTTGAGAAGAACACCTTGGGCTAGAGAAAAAGTAGAACATTTGTATCTACAAAAAACAAAAAGACAGAAATAA
- a CDS encoding T9SS type A sorting domain-containing protein has translation MKKNLTAILLFFCSIAFAQNTVYQNNFDVYTSQEDMVEQGDFILQELQDLADEQEVTLVIGEEDGNKFISFDTPGATTSKNTNIRSTEEINFKAGVTYTLTAKARGPFARGLRIINTTTNGPAFSEANYNARNDETLRAEWYEHSLEFTPEADFIGIVAMFRGWNSTLDIDDILLVDNQEAVEEEEEVEEETPVEEPVFYLYQNDFAAYSENESLIDGDFKLDVFQLPELERTLETVIDQQDDNQFLQLQIIDAAASANTLVSVMQDIQVKAGIEYTLNIKTRGAFRRDIRILEKDNGVMFESDEYNATNDATLTTTWYQHTLVFTPETDFTAQVSVLRLYYGSLDIDDIMLSTTSEDALNQETPLDPDALYHNNFASYTVDQDLNADNLFSFVAIDNEDGERTLTAIDNNGNKVLKFDTPNTTIKSNTNIIVDQEIQLVQGRKYMYSAITKGKFDRDLKVFDTETNEAIISSENYNAGNDDIVGAEWHEQMVEFTAEADLTVQLVITRKWNGLLEVDDIKLVEVPLEEETEIDTEAIYHNNFAGYDEETLITSDFDFVKVEQEDTERTIVSEIQDNNNFLRFDTPSATGDATTYIYTVMDFEFKAGTTYTLSARTRGQYMRGLKVLNSTGNTIVFENRGHNAGTAEVASNEWYTDMLVFTPETDFTGKLAVNRDTNGILDIDDLLLSSFIEEEEETPVDEEEEEETPVDEEEEEETPVDEEEEEETPVDEEEEEETPVDEEEEEETPVDGEVTAIDPAQNSLVSVYPSPTTSSVTVDTGNEQIVSIVIANSTGKIVQKLSTNLNSQGSTLSFKLNNALNNGVYIIKINCVNNQFTKRVVLNR, from the coding sequence ATGAAAAAAAATTTAACAGCAATTCTGCTATTTTTTTGCTCGATAGCATTCGCTCAAAACACTGTATATCAAAATAACTTTGATGTCTATACTTCTCAAGAAGATATGGTGGAGCAAGGTGATTTTATATTACAAGAACTACAAGACCTTGCAGACGAACAAGAAGTAACTCTTGTTATAGGTGAAGAAGATGGAAATAAATTTATTTCTTTTGATACGCCTGGTGCAACTACTTCTAAAAACACAAATATAAGATCTACAGAAGAAATTAATTTTAAAGCTGGAGTTACTTATACTTTAACAGCTAAAGCAAGAGGGCCATTTGCAAGAGGGTTAAGAATAATTAATACTACTACAAATGGGCCTGCATTTTCAGAAGCAAATTACAATGCTAGAAATGACGAGACGTTACGTGCGGAATGGTACGAACACTCATTAGAGTTTACACCTGAGGCTGATTTTATTGGTATTGTTGCAATGTTTAGAGGATGGAATTCTACTCTTGACATTGATGATATACTACTAGTAGATAATCAAGAAGCAGTGGAGGAAGAGGAAGAAGTAGAAGAAGAAACCCCTGTTGAGGAACCTGTTTTCTATTTATATCAAAACGATTTTGCTGCATATTCAGAAAATGAAAGTTTAATTGATGGAGATTTTAAACTAGACGTTTTTCAATTACCAGAACTTGAAAGAACTTTAGAAACAGTTATTGATCAGCAAGACGATAATCAGTTTTTACAATTACAAATTATTGATGCAGCGGCTTCTGCTAATACATTAGTAAGTGTTATGCAAGATATCCAAGTAAAGGCAGGTATTGAATATACTTTAAACATTAAAACTAGAGGAGCTTTTAGAAGAGACATCAGAATTTTAGAAAAAGATAATGGTGTTATGTTTGAATCTGATGAATATAACGCAACTAATGATGCAACTTTAACTACTACTTGGTACCAACATACTTTAGTTTTTACACCAGAAACGGATTTTACTGCTCAAGTTTCTGTTTTAAGGTTATACTATGGTTCTTTAGATATTGATGATATTATGTTATCTACAACTTCTGAAGACGCACTAAACCAAGAGACTCCTTTAGATCCTGATGCTTTATATCACAATAATTTTGCTTCTTATACTGTAGATCAAGATTTAAATGCTGATAATTTATTTTCTTTTGTTGCCATTGATAATGAAGATGGAGAAAGAACATTAACAGCAATTGATAATAATGGAAATAAAGTATTAAAGTTTGATACACCAAATACAACAATAAAATCTAATACAAATATTATTGTTGATCAAGAAATTCAATTAGTTCAAGGCCGTAAGTATATGTACTCGGCAATTACAAAAGGTAAATTTGATAGAGACCTTAAAGTTTTTGATACAGAAACAAATGAAGCTATAATCTCTAGCGAAAATTATAATGCTGGTAATGATGATATTGTAGGTGCAGAATGGCACGAACAAATGGTTGAATTTACAGCAGAAGCAGATTTAACTGTACAACTAGTCATTACTAGAAAATGGAATGGTCTTTTGGAAGTCGATGATATTAAATTAGTGGAAGTTCCTTTAGAAGAAGAAACTGAAATTGACACAGAAGCTATTTACCATAATAATTTTGCTGGTTATGATGAGGAAACATTAATAACTTCAGATTTTGATTTTGTTAAAGTTGAACAAGAAGATACTGAAAGAACAATTGTTTCTGAAATTCAAGATAACAATAACTTCTTGAGATTTGATACTCCAAGTGCTACAGGTGATGCTACAACTTACATTTACACTGTAATGGATTTTGAATTTAAAGCAGGTACAACATATACCTTATCTGCAAGAACAAGAGGACAATACATGAGAGGACTAAAAGTTCTTAATAGTACAGGTAATACAATTGTTTTTGAAAATAGAGGTCATAATGCTGGTACGGCTGAAGTTGCATCAAACGAATGGTACACAGATATGTTAGTATTTACTCCAGAAACAGATTTTACTGGTAAACTAGCTGTTAATAGAGATACTAATGGTATTTTAGACATTGATGATTTACTATTGTCATCTTTCATTGAAGAGGAAGAAGAAACTCCTGTAGATGAAGAAGAGGAAGAGGAAACTCCTGTAGACGAAGAAGAGGAAGAAGAAACTCCCGTAGATGAAGAAGAGGAAGAAGAAACTCCTGTAGACGAAGAAGAGGAAGAGGAAACTCCTGTAGACGAAGAAGAGGAAGAAGAAACTCCTGTAGATGGTGAAGTAACAGCAATTGATCCTGCTCAAAATAGTTTAGTATCAGTTTACCCATCACCAACAACATCTTCGGTAACTGTAGATACTGGAAATGAGCAAATTGTTTCTATAGTGATTGCTAATTCAACAGGTAAAATTGTACAGAAATTATCAACTAATTTAAATTCACAAGGAAGTACACTTTCTTTTAAATTGAATAATGCTCTAAATAACGGAGTATATATAATCAAAATTAATTGTGTAAATAATCAATTCACTAAACGAGTTGTATTAAATAGATAA
- the hmpA gene encoding NO-inducible flavohemoprotein, giving the protein MKIEQKTIDIVKATAPVIKEHGVAITTHFYKLMFEKNPELKNVFNMAHQAEGTQPQVLAGAILGYATYIDNLPMLQSAVERIAHKHVSLSIQPAHYAIVGKHLIQAIKDILGDAATEDIITAWTEAYGILAGVFTQREGSLYTDAINNHDGWVGFKNFMITKKIIESDEITSFYLKPEEGSLLPFTPGQYIAVRLKGDDHDHAHMRNYSLSDSPEKDYYRISVKREQGYAQQPDGIGSNYLHDFIGEGDTIEVGIPAGDFTLDTDSKRDVVLMSGGVGQTPMLSMLNYLLVEKSDRKITWLHAAKNGLSHAFNTYVAELSDSNEQLSHQFIYNNPQPTDKGVQSGFIDLDFIKNNVPNYKEAEYYFCGPKLFMKNIINLLAVLGVPETQINFEFFGPAEELKAEDEAMA; this is encoded by the coding sequence ATGAAAATTGAACAAAAAACAATCGACATCGTAAAGGCAACAGCACCAGTTATTAAAGAACATGGTGTTGCAATTACAACACATTTCTATAAATTAATGTTCGAGAAAAACCCGGAGCTTAAAAACGTGTTTAATATGGCACATCAAGCAGAAGGAACTCAACCACAGGTATTGGCAGGGGCTATTCTTGGCTATGCAACGTATATAGATAATTTACCAATGTTACAAAGTGCAGTAGAAAGAATTGCACATAAACATGTTAGTTTAAGTATTCAGCCCGCACATTATGCAATTGTTGGAAAACACTTAATACAAGCAATTAAAGATATTTTAGGCGATGCTGCTACAGAAGATATTATTACTGCATGGACAGAAGCTTACGGTATATTAGCAGGTGTTTTTACCCAACGTGAAGGAAGTTTATATACAGATGCCATTAACAATCATGATGGTTGGGTTGGTTTTAAAAACTTCATGATTACAAAAAAAATAATTGAGAGCGATGAGATTACCTCATTCTATTTAAAACCAGAAGAAGGTAGCTTATTACCTTTTACTCCAGGGCAGTATATTGCAGTTAGATTAAAAGGAGATGATCATGACCATGCTCACATGAGGAATTATTCTTTAAGTGATTCTCCTGAGAAAGATTATTACAGAATTTCTGTAAAAAGAGAACAGGGGTACGCACAACAACCTGACGGTATTGGTTCTAATTATCTTCATGATTTTATTGGTGAAGGAGATACTATTGAAGTGGGTATTCCTGCCGGTGATTTTACTTTAGATACGGATTCCAAAAGAGATGTAGTTCTAATGAGTGGTGGGGTTGGTCAGACGCCAATGCTATCTATGTTGAATTATTTATTAGTAGAAAAATCTGATAGAAAAATAACATGGCTACATGCTGCTAAAAACGGCTTATCACATGCTTTTAATACATATGTAGCTGAGTTGTCTGATAGTAATGAGCAACTTTCTCATCAATTTATTTATAATAACCCACAACCAACAGATAAAGGTGTACAGTCTGGGTTTATTGATTTAGATTTTATTAAAAATAATGTTCCTAACTATAAAGAAGCAGAATATTATTTCTGTGGACCTAAGTTATTCATGAAGAATATTATTAATCTTTTAGCTGTTCTAGGCGTGCCAGAAACACAAATTAATTTTGAGTTTTTTGGTCCTGCTGAAGAACTAAAAGCTGAAGATGAAGCAATGGCATAG
- a CDS encoding TQO small subunit DoxD, translated as MKNTKIVGGLLLPFRLVTSWLFLSAVLRRLFLNPAKHDMESPMWIGHKINTFYPHANGIFQDVLGYLVVNPTEMNWFTYVFTYSELLVGILLLFGFFSRFTGAFLLSLAIGLMHTAGWLGPTCLDEWQIASLLGTVGGVLLLFGSGDYSLDSYLTNKYPKLVSNRIWLYGTQLTELTSSKYYKNTIIGFSIVALLYVMGTNQLLHGGVWGTLHNFSTKPNIEISNIESNATTLSFDTFRDKGPETYGAFVVEINIYNKMNQLIHSVQGSDFDEVNISNYYLNKVFFNERSIVFPLGGKAQLSLEIPNKIVDNIRTIELVDISGKKFVMNL; from the coding sequence ATGAAAAACACTAAAATCGTCGGTGGACTCTTATTACCATTTAGATTAGTTACTTCTTGGCTTTTTTTATCTGCTGTGTTACGCAGATTGTTCTTAAACCCTGCAAAGCACGACATGGAAAGCCCAATGTGGATTGGACATAAGATTAATACTTTTTACCCACATGCAAATGGTATTTTTCAAGATGTTTTGGGTTACTTAGTTGTTAACCCTACAGAAATGAATTGGTTTACTTATGTATTTACTTATTCAGAGCTATTGGTTGGTATATTATTATTGTTTGGGTTCTTTTCTAGATTCACAGGGGCCTTTTTGTTATCACTTGCAATTGGCTTAATGCATACGGCAGGTTGGTTAGGCCCAACGTGTTTAGACGAGTGGCAGATTGCTTCTTTATTAGGTACAGTAGGAGGTGTTTTATTACTTTTTGGTAGTGGAGATTATTCATTAGATAGTTATTTAACAAACAAATACCCAAAGTTAGTAAGTAATCGTATCTGGTTGTATGGTACGCAACTTACAGAATTAACTTCATCTAAATATTATAAAAATACTATTATTGGTTTTTCTATAGTAGCGCTCTTGTATGTAATGGGAACCAACCAGTTATTACATGGTGGTGTTTGGGGAACATTGCATAATTTCTCTACAAAACCGAATATAGAAATATCTAATATTGAAAGTAATGCAACTACTTTATCGTTTGATACTTTTAGAGATAAAGGGCCAGAAACTTATGGTGCTTTTGTTGTCGAAATCAATATATATAATAAAATGAACCAGCTAATTCACAGTGTTCAAGGTAGTGATTTTGATGAAGTTAATATCTCTAATTATTATTTAAATAAAGTATTTTTTAATGAGAGATCTATAGTTTTTCCTTTGGGTGGAAAAGCACAATTATCTTTAGAAATTCCTAATAAAATAGTAGACAATATTCGTACAATTGAACTTGTGGATATTAGTGGGAAAAAATTTGTAATGAATTTATAA